Within the Thunnus thynnus chromosome 23, fThuThy2.1, whole genome shotgun sequence genome, the region TGATAaagaggattgtgtgtgtgttgaatgtgcTCTGGGTTGCAAATTGTTTGAGATAACTGGATTTAAATGCAGTTATCTCAAACAATTTGTAATGGCAATTGccatttgtgtctctttgtgtaGTGCTTGAGCTTGgtattgttttttcctctgagtCCAGggttttctttagttttatctctgccttgctttggttttattcttaTCAGTTGGTAACCTCTTGtattcctcatgtgttcctgtaGCCCTGCCCAGCCTGCTTTCTCCTGCGCACCTGTCCTGCATTAGCCTCGTCAGCATTGCCATGTGTTTTGCCTGCCACAGCCTCCTAATCACCTTGTTACCCAGTCATCATGTTCCCTCCTTATTCTGGTCCCTGCTCACCCCAGCTGTGCCTTGTTTTGTGATGAGTCCACTGTGTATATATACCTGTCTGTTCTCTTAGTTGTTTGTTAGATTGTCATTGTCTCTGGTGTTCCAGCTTGTCTATGTTTCCTGTTTCATGACAGCCTGTTACTTGCATCTTCTGTTACCTCACTGCTGAACTCAAAGTAAAGATCTTAAATCAGTAATTCTGCCTCAATCTCTGCATTTTGATCTACCTGCTCTGCTATCTGTGACAAACACTAAATCAGGCTGCAGAATTTGACATGAAATACAAGGGAACAAATATCTGTTGCATCACAGGACTTCTCTTGGAAATAGCTGTGATTAGTCCCCTGTGTATATATACCTGTCTATTCTCTTAGTTGTTTGTCAGATTGTCATCAATGTTTCCAGTGTCCAGCTTGTTTGTGTTCCTTGTCTCATGCCAGTGTGTTACCTGAGCCCTCTGCAGATCTTTAGGACACCTGACATAATGCTCTCAAACAGGGCTTTGTGTTAATTGACAatagacaaacagagagactgAAATACGTTGATATGTGTCACTGAGAATCCAGTTTCAGTGAAATGGCACTATTTGAGAATGCAAAACTGATAATGAATCAATGCTGACTATCTAAGGATTTATTATTGGGATTTGTtgagaataaaaaatacagaatatcaacAGATGTATCCTCAAAGAAGgaatgaaaatatgattttgctTTGCTCATATCCAACAGGGATGCTTTGTCTTGCTCTAAGGGGAAGATGAGCATTTGGGCCAACCTTCTTCTTCAGCTAAACCCTGAGACTCTTGATGCCAGCCAGCGTATTAATTTAGTCACCACCATGTCCAACTACCTCCACCAGCCGCTGCAATTTGTCTATCTATTTTCAAGAAGAAAATCCATCACACTACAGCAAGAAAAGCTCAGGGTTTGTAAGCAAGGCGGGTATGCTGCGAAACAAGATGCCATCGGGGATTTTGGTGAGCTTCTGTGGCCTGTCGGTTGTCAAGGAGAGGAACGACAGTCTGATTTGGCCAAGGTACTGGAACACAGTGTGAAGGCAGGGGTCTTGGCAAGGTGGCTGGGAGCTAATATTTTGGGATGGAGAGTGCTTTGTGCAGCCTCAGAAGTGCAACAAAAAGTAAAGAGGCAGCTGCAAAGGTCAAAATTTACACCCACTCCTAATATGATTGTTCTACCTCCAACTCAGATGCAAGAGACTGTGAAACTTGAGCATTCACACATATATTCTCTTTCTTTGACTGAGCTGGAACCAAAGTTGTCAACCCTCTCAATGCATATGAACCATGTAGAGGCAAAGCTGgaaccaacacacacagaggattcACCTGAAAATACTTTCAGCAAAAATTTTTTACAGCAGCCCTCTGGCATGCAGGGGGATACTTTCTCAGATTCACCCACAAAGGTTATCTTGCTTACTTCTGAAGAGCATGcttttaatatgcaaatatatccCTCTGACATAAATCATGAGATGCCTATcactattttaaaaacaaataatatacaagtaccctcaccctcccctttcTCTATCAAGCAGACAATTTTGTATGCATACAGCAGGCAGCTAGCCCTACTGGAGCGACAATTATTTACTGACGAAGATATTTGGACAAGTTTTCACATGTCAATTggtgtggaaaaaacaaacagacttgAAGAACTGACTGGCTGCAGTGAACAGACACTAGAATCCACATTAGATACATCACTGGTACCAAAATTATCTGTTAAATGCTCCCTACTGGAGTCCGCATTACCTACAACTTCTTTGCTCAGCACAAGAAAACTTGAAAATCCTTCACTTTATTTGCCTACAACATTCAGGAATTTTGTTGATACCATGTTACTTGGGGAACCTTTGTCTGCCACCACTCTCTCAACATTGTTACCATCATCAAGGCCTCACAGTATTTACCCCTCATTGCCACTGACCTTAGCCACTTCCACGCTGACACATGAGGCCGTCGACAGAGAATCGCTCGCCACTCGTCTGACCCTTCGACCTCATCAGAAGGAAACCCCCCTCTGGACTGGATCTTACAGAGCCAGTCACACTGACTCAGAAAGTCAGTCCATACTGAGCTCACAGGGTAAGTCTGCTGCTGTTGACTTCTATATGACAATATGGGATTGTTCTGGGTGTTTAGTCATTCAAGTCATATGTTGTAATGACTTGACCTTGTCTGAAAGGGAGCTCAAAGCTGAATGGAGCTGaacagatgaatgaatggaaGAACATATGGGCTAATGTAGTGATGGAAATATGAGAAGCATAGATGACTTGGAAAACAAATTACTATATCAGAGTTGTATGTTAGGGAACACATGAAgcgatacatatatatatatatatatatatatatatatatatatatatgtcatagAATTATGAATCAAGtggaagaaaacacaaaagaaaaatctgtttaaacatttttttggcaCTTGAGGGCAACATTACACTCACATACTATAACAATTTTaaaagtgcagtgtgtagaatttagtggtatctagcgaacatggcagaaatggaacataatattcataagtatgttttaattagcgaacaatgacctgaaaataagaatcgtgtttttgttagcttagaatgagccctttatatctacattggGAATGGGTTTTCCaaggagcccgccatgttgtaCCGCCACATTTCTaaagtagcccagaacagacaaaccaaaaactggctctagagagggtgAATgcgagtttcacagccaccgcAGGTTCCCCTACATGCTTGAAAAGGAGGGCTGAGGATGAGGGGTTGCAATCCATAGATAGAGAAACGTAGATACTTCATTGTCATTGCTGTTGGTTGCCACTATGCATCTGCAGACTTCACTACAAAGTCAACTGTAACTTGTTTAATTCTGAACcaattttcatcaaatttggTTTGTTATAAACGTGAGAAATTGAACATGATGCTGGTTACTTGTTGGGATTAGATTCAGTTACTGGGGGCAGATCTAATCAGCTCTATGGAATAAAATCAAGCACATCATGCTCTTGCTGCAAAAGCCACTGTAACGATAGTTTGTCTAAAGACAATTTCTCCAGTCTGataatgatcatttttattttatagttatCATCAGTCAATTATCAATTTTCCAAATGGTCTACTCTCCATGACCCTTGACTGTTGACCGCCCCAATATGGTGACCACGCAGATGCATGTCAAATCATGAATGCTGTATCTACATTTCTATATCtatgttgcaatctgcaacctcaccgctaaataccactaaatcctacacactggtaaCTTGCTAAAACAAAATGGGTCGCTAAGAGTTACtcgcctatttacacatctagcagaaACATAGCAACAATATCCTTTGGaggttgtgtttctggccatctCATGGATGTAAATCccatattcactctcttttagctttgttttgctctccaccaactcctgagggaaacatctggctcttCAGATGCTAAATGCTGcaatatgttcaccagctagttggtgattttgtctgtctgccctTTGATGCTGGGAAAAGTGTGTATGgttttttggagcttttttgGCTGAAAAGAGCTGCCTGGAAGTGTTTGGAAATTACATCGATGAGActggtgagactgaaccaaaacagtaatgTTGTGGGTCCAAACAAGGAGCTAAAAGATGCTTAACAGTTCTGTAGAATTGAGGGGAACTTATCAGGAGGAACTTATCTGTTGATTCATCACTTTGAGCCCCCTTCACATTACACAAAGTCGTTTGATCCattgtcaaaataaaaatattgagtaTAGCAGCTTTCAGTTTGGTGGTTGAATACAATGAATAGTTGGGATGGGATGATGGACAGTTTATGTGCATCCTATAACAATCCCATATATGATCATTTATTGCATTTATTAAAGTCATATTTTTCCATCATACATACTAACCAAGACCACAACACTGCCGAACCAAGACTCTATAACCTCTCATCTGTTTTCCATCTACCTCCAACAGAGCATTATAATGATGCCCTGCTGAACTCCAGATTAAAGACAATACAGTCACCGCCATCATCAAACAAAATACTAATTACTCGACTGTCTCCAGATGTGTCACCAACCTCATATTTAATGACCAAGCAATTATCAACTCAGCACTCAGTCCAACATCTGTCCATAGCTCCATCTGCGATGAATCAGGATGTGATGTCTCAGCTAAATGAAACAATTAAAGACATGTCATTAACCTCATTAGCGGGTCAGCTGACATTGTCTGGAAAAGCCGAATTGGAGTCTTCGCTCTCTACGTCTCTGTTGGACAGTCTGAAGCCCTCAGTGACAACCTTTACGCCACCTTTACCTTCCAAGCTTGGCCTCTTAAGTGGACGACTTGAGACACCTAATATCACTGATCCAGTATTTAGTGAAGAGTCTCTAAAAGGATCATCATCTCTGATGCCACTGTTGCAGACTTTCTCCACATCTTTTCTTCCTGATATTGACATCTCCTCTTTGCAGCTTGCAGGCCAAGGTGTAACAGACTTACAGTCGAAATCAGGCGCACAATTGGGTTTTTTTCAGGATAAACTAACACAGACATTAAGTTCAGCCATTTCATTGGTTTCCCTATTACAAACATACCCCTGTTGGCCTCTGCAAATGAGCCTTCCTTTAACTGAAAGCCATCAAATCAGTTCAGACATATTAACATTGTTCAAAGACCATTCCTTTGaagtaaaaacatcacaaagtCTAGCATTGTACACAATGTCCAAAGACAAGTCAACTCATGAGAAAACACAATTCATTCCATCAGTGCAACAAACACTCCTTCAGTCATTGCTTCTTAAGGAGTCACAGCAAACAATCAGTGACTCTTTGATAGCTTCCATTAATAAAGATTCATCAGTTGTCCAAACTACAAGTCAGCAGACACTAGGCCCCAGTATGACTGATCCAGTTCCACTTTCAATATGTAAGAGCATTGGACTAGTGAGTGAGGACCATTTTGATCCAACTGCTCCCTCTACTGCTCAGGAACCATACACTACATCCTCCATTCCTCAAATGCAGAGTCTAGACCCTTCATTTCAATTTTGTGACAACTCCGTGGCAAATGATCTTGtgtatgtcagtgtttgtaACCCACCATCTAGCAGTACCTACCCCAAGAACACAATGGATAAAGTCCATGTCTTTTTGACAAGTTATTTGCAAGATGAGAAGTACTGGACTGCTTTTTCTTCccagtttttaatgtttggCTCAAGTCGACAATTCTTTCCATCCCAGACTTTGGTGGAATATCTCTCACTGCATCCAACCAGCCTCCCCACAGAAATAAATCACAAGACAGATACTCAACAAGTGGATGTTACGGACACTCATCCTCCTTTAGAGGGCAGTGGCTTCTCTgtaataacacacacatcactaGCCCAGAGCACATCTGCCCTCAACGGAAATAGTTTCAGTTTAGAAAATTCTTTGTTTATCTGCCAATCATCTCCTAAAGACGACAGTGGGCCAGTCACAGAAGGACTCCCTAGTCTGCAGATTATAAGCACATCTTATGGGATGTCAACCACATTGTTAACATCGGTACTGGCTATGGCTATTTCCTCATCTACAAGACAAAGCTCAGTCCAGCCATCACGCTCCTCAGCTTCTGTCTCAAGTAAGCAATCTCTCTCTGAAcaaatttgatttttatataaaaaaaatgaatgagtgaaaaaaaaacatgcaaattaatggatgaataaaatacttttttgactTCTTATAACTTTTTAATTGGTActaaataaaagctgttttataaACATAAAGACAACTGTACATCAGATCAGCTAgaaattactttatttgtacCTAATTTTAGTTTAGGTACAAATAAACACcccacagtatttttttttcataactaTGTGACTATATCCAAAATGTCAGTTTACTAGTATTTCATATGGTAATTTTAATAActtctcatttttatttctcatttcaggCTTTATGAATCTCCCCCCTAAGGTGTTACAGTCTATTCCAGCATTGATGGCCACTGTTGGCTTTCCATTCCAATACTCAATCCCTCCAAAAACCTTTCTAGACCCAGAGGATGGTGAGGCGGATGCTCTTTCCCTGGAGTTGAGGTTGATTGACAGGCCTCCGGTCAGTGTTGGCTTCTGGTTGGCAATGGACGGTCTGGAGCTTCATGGTGTTCCTCTGGAGGTGGACCTGCGGTTTGCTCCTCAGCATCTCCTACTGGCTGCCAGAGACCGCCAGGGCCTGAGTACCTGGCTGCCTCTGACCCTGGATCTGCATCGCAGCCCTGTCCAACCCTGTCACATTTTCACCCTGACAGCACAACGCAGCCTCCACTCTATCCTCCGTCACCGCCACAGGGTGGAACTCTTACTGAGAAAACTATCCAGCTTCTTCAACAGCTCTAGCAGCCACCACCTTTCTATAATTTCCATGGTGCCTGGATCCATCGTGGTGTCCTGGTACAACTACAGCTTGTGTGAGATGAGCCATGATAGGATAACACACTGTCATGTTGACAAAATACAGAGAATGTGGTTGGCAATGAGCTCTGTGGATGGAAGAGTCAACCCTGGATTTAGAGAAGCAATGCTTCCAGAGTTCCCAATCACTAAAGTTGGACATGTGAGCTACAGACATGACTGTCTGTTTACTACTCCTACTTCGACATTTGGTGAGTTGACCCCTGCCATCTACACTACACTGAATCCAGGCACCAACACTTCTCTCAGTCCCACCTCCAATACCTGTGTCTCTGCACCTGCAGCTACAACTTCCACAGCACGACAAATAAACTCTTATCAATGGATGGCCGATATGTTTACAGCTCTATTTGTTGTCTGCCTCCTCATCCTGATAGTCATCCTCATTGCCGCAGTTCTTTATTTCTGCAGAGGAAGGTCAAGGACAGTCGCTATTTGGCCCGCATGCAGGTTACTCTCAGTTCAAAGCAGGGATCTGAGAGCCATTAGACCAAGACTGCCTCCAGTTTTCCAACCTGAACTGCCCCCGCCACCACTTAGACTGTGGATTAATATTTCACAAAGCGACGAAGGGCCGCTTCCTTCAGCCTGTGAGCAACAAAGGAAGACTCTTGATAAGGCACTACAGCCTCGACCTCCACAAGATACTGGATACTTTTCAAGTatctaacaaaaaaaagaaaagctggaTTTAACCTGTATTGAAAAAGCATGATTTGTAAAGTGTAACAACACCTCAATATTCCAGTCCCACAGAAGTAAATGGTGTCAAATTGAGACATTTTAAACATGGAAAATGTGGAAAGCATGTATACCAATCCTCTTGGCATTCTGCACTTTGCAttaattcccaaaatgttttcaagcaccatcaaaataaaagcactcTATTGACTCTGAGGGTTTTTGTCTTAGTTCAAGTTAAGGACACAAAAATTTCAAAATTCACTTCCACATTCAGTAAGATTTGTGCAGAGTTCTCTATTGACAGCTTTTATTGCGTTACACAATATGTGAACAGCATAGCTACAAAATCATGGGTAAAAAAATTTATAAATTCCTCGTCAAGAGTTCACTGTCTATTTCATTTTGATGTCCTTGTTTTGGGGGTGTGAGTGACACCAAAGTCTGGAAAACACTGTGGTCCACAACCTCCTCCTTGGAAAAAGTGAAGTAATGCATCTGTGGAAACATCATCTAGAGGCCTTGCCATTTTCATGAACATCCATCCTGTAAACAGACAAATTGTCAGGTAAGATGCATAACAAATGAAGCTCAACTGTGATCCTGTTTGAAATGTAAAGACACTTAAAAGCTTAGATGCAACACTTAAATGTACATTTGATGTAAGAAGAATACCCATAAAGTGACAGATGattcatatttcacttttttctacAGGGATTTCCCACTACAAAGCTAATCATTACTTTAAATAACACACCCATTCTCGTCTTTGAGGTGCTGATACAACTCGAACTTGTTGTTGACAGAGCTCACTCTTCCAACAAACTCTTGGTGTTTCCTGGAGTTGGCTGTCGTGATCCGATTGGTCCACATGGTGAGGAGCGAGACTGGACCTGCAAGAGAAAGTGAGACAAGGCATGAAAACATGCATAACAGATGCAGTAGGGCTTGACTGATGTCATCAGTTGGTATGCGCTCATATCCAGATACAATCAGCACTTTCAGATTCTTTAACATCATGATAAATAACCAGAGACACATACTTATGTTGTCTGTGTTAGTCTGCTGTTGTTAAGCAAAGAATGTGAAAAGAGCCTGAAGTGGAAGATTTTTCTCTGGCCAGTTTGACTGAAAACAGTCAGTCCAGAACCGAGCAGAGAAGTAAAATGAGGGTTTGTACCTTTTGCTCTCTCAGGAGGCTGAACCTCTTCCGTGGACAAACGGGGTTTCTTGTTAAGGGGCTCTGGGGAGTCGGGGGAATCCTTGATCACCTCCGACTCCTGATCTTCTTTATCCAGCAAACCCTTTAGCCTTCAGGTTAAAAACAAGACGGAGTAGTGTGAGAGAACATAAAAGTTGCATGGTGAGTTACGTCCTAAAGCCAAAGAGAagatttttttgcaaataaatttagctaagacattttttctttctatgGTGTTTAAAACCAGATAATACTATAGACACCCAGACTGTACTTACCTCTCCGAATCCTGCCAGCTTTTGTCATCTGTGTCCTTGCTGCCATTTTTCTCTGTCCtgtcttccctctcctctctcttcctccctctcttcttcctctcctcttcctcggGAGGTTTGCTGCGGCAGGCGATAATGCAGTCCAGAACCCGCTGGTGTCTGTCAGTGGCTCCAGCATGAGTCTTCACTAATGTTTCCAGCTCATTCCACATTATACGGTACTGTTCATCTCTGGTGAGAACAACAATACAGAAACATTAGCAAAgcttaaaagctttttttttttttttttttttttttttaaatactgttatataaatataagaatatttataataaatacCTCTTGGGGCCTTTGCCTCTGGATCCCACAGTGGAGATAGGAAGAGGGTCGTTCTTCCTCTCCATGTCCACCAGGTTGTAGACGGTCTTCTGGCAGGTCAGAACGTCCTCCTCCGTCAGAGTCTCTTTTACTATCAGGTTAGCCAAAGGAACCACCTAGTGGAGGAAAATAGGAAGATACAGACACAAAATTTAACAGAGAGGCATAGCAACATGGAAAGAAGTGAAGTCTAAATTCTTGCCAAAAAACCCAACAGGCAGATAATGTTAAATTCAGATGTTATCACCAGAGAACAACAAGCCAAATATTTTTGAGAAGAGTGGAAACTTTTCTTGTAAGATAGAAGTCTTTCTAAGAGTGGAAATCCAGCAGAAAAATCTGCATGCTGCTTACGGCCTGCATGTTGAAGATGGTGGTCTGGGAGATGATCATCGGCCAGTAACGTGTGTGCCGTTCGAGCTGAGCCTTGGCCCTCTCAGCTGGTAGTTTCCCTGAGGGATCATGGGACAACTCTGAAACGGGAGTCAGCCGGTTCTCCCTCATAAACTCACCAAAGTCCTGGAGaggacaaaacataaaaatcagtTACTATCAGAAGGTGCAAGTTTCAACACAGCTGGTGTGAGGTGAACGTACGGTGATGCGGTAGTCTGTCACTCGGCCTCCGCAGCCCTCGCTGATGGAGGGCGGGTCCTCCAGAGTGGAGCGGTTGCTGTTGAGCACATGCAGGAAGATCTCCCCTCCGTGGCTGCTGAGCATGTGGctgatgacctttgaccccgaCTTCCTCGGCTGCTCCAGCAGCACTGATCGACCTGGTCAATCAATAAGCCAAACAAAAGGAAACTTTGGtggtcacacacatacatttacaaGTAAAACAGGTGACCTTTTAGACTACAACTCTTACTATCAGCAAGATATCACAGAATGAAAACTTCTGTCTCCAGGTTAATTTAATTTGACAGgtgaaaatgattaattgggTTTGTAATAGGTGCGACATAAGCTTACCGTTAAGGAGAAAGTTTGTCAAACATGATGAGGGACGACTGTTAACGTCCGTGGGGGAGATGCGATAGGCTCCTGTGCAGTAATGCAgttctaaagcacaaaaacaaaacaaaacaaaaaaaaacatacaactaAGTAAGACCAATGCTACACAACATACCCCTCATTCTTTCTTCATAGCTGTGTAGGAATATTTTCCAAAAAGGCTgaataatactgtatgtcttttatTATACAATAATTCAGTAAAATCagtacaaaaataaagaaacatctgaaaaagtaattttgtgtagcaaatgttttttccccctgtcCAGTTAATTGTCTTATGACCCCTTAGATTTATTGTGTGACCCCTTGAGGCTCCAGTGCCCATGTTGGGAAACACTGCCTTAGTTGACTGAACCCACCTATGCTGTTGGTTCGTGGAGTGCACCATTTCAGTGTAACAGTCTCTTTGAGTCCATTTTCTCGAGTGCTGGTGCCCGCCATATGCAAGTCTCCTGCACAACCCAAACATAACAATTTATTAACCACTTAcatcaatcaattaataaaaaataatttcaaccAAATATCCTGCTCCAATGTCTCATTTTTTAGTCCTCTTACAGGTGTACCCACCACTTTTAAAGAACTCCAGGTGAGCGTCTTTGTGATGCAGGAGCTCAACGTCATAATTGGCTGATGTGTTGGCGTGCTGCTCTTCCTGCCCGTCCGCAGAGACAATAACAAACACAGGTTAGCATGAACGTGAGCTCTTGAAGCACGCAATCACATACACATGTGGGCACAAACACTGCTGATTTCATGTTCCAAAGGGTAAATGATAATGGACAAACTAAAAGGAAAATGTTCGCTCCCTGAGTGACTGAAGGTTTTATCTATTCACATCAGAGACTACTGATTAatgtaaatgtctttaaattcaCACAATACTGAGCCTATGATTGTTTGACATAAATCATGGATTCccagtcttaaaaaaaaaaagcttcatatATTTTGGACTTGAGCCCAAAATGGGGCCTGGGAAACACTTTTTCATCACAACTTTTTCTACACTTGGAAAAACAGCAGTATGATAACAGCTAAAGGTGGAATCATGTTGAAACATTTAAGGGATGGTAACGTTTAAAAACTAGTTAGCAAGACGGCACAATGGACAACACCAAGACACTAGAGGGGAAATGAGTAGGAGctgaagggggagggggggggacacaGACCTGGGGAAAGTTTGGGCTGCTCTTAAGGTGTACACACCTGATAGACACTGACAGTATTTAAGAAGAGGCCACGCTGGTCACAGATATTTGGACG harbors:
- the ints13 gene encoding integrator complex subunit 13; translation: MLQICKMKMFGVPHKTVFVVDHCPYMAESSRQQVECDVLTKSRAQGVIPLAPVSKSLWTCAVECSMEYCRILYDIYPKDKVVNYIVSDSEFHILNSWRQEDQSTHELMSALAAVGPPNPREDPECCSILHGLVAAVESLCKITELQHERRTALMDTAERVANRGRIICLTNAKSDTHVRMLEDCIQETILEQNKLAAGSDRLMAIQQCELVLVHIYPQGEDTLVSDRPKKEISPLLTSEVHSVRAGRHLATKLNILVQQHFDLASTTITNIPMKEEQHANTSANYDVELLHHKDAHLEFFKSGDLHMAGTSTRENGLKETVTLKWCTPRTNSIELHYCTGAYRISPTDVNSRPSSCLTNFLLNGRSVLLEQPRKSGSKVISHMLSSHGGEIFLHVLNSNRSTLEDPPSISEGCGGRVTDYRITDFGEFMRENRLTPVSELSHDPSGKLPAERAKAQLERHTRYWPMIISQTTIFNMQAVVPLANLIVKETLTEEDVLTCQKTVYNLVDMERKNDPLPISTVGSRGKGPKRDEQYRIMWNELETLVKTHAGATDRHQRVLDCIIACRSKPPEEEERKKRGRKREEREDRTEKNGSKDTDDKSWQDSERLKGLLDKEDQESEVIKDSPDSPEPLNKKPRLSTEEVQPPERAKGPVSLLTMWTNRITTANSRKHQEFVGRVSSVNNKFELYQHLKDENGMDVHENGKASR